A portion of the Candidatus Eisenbacteria bacterium genome contains these proteins:
- a CDS encoding vitamin B12-dependent ribonucleotide reductase — protein sequence MERELGLSGLATMEGSTAMSVQGKPEFGVEKRGGLRFPRVFTRAGSHPFDEVEWDLRTAIISNEQGQVVFEQRDVEFPKFWSQMATNVVASKYFRGQMGTPQRERSVKQLIGRVVRSIADWGRKQGYFASDLDAQSFSDELTYLLLHQKASFNSPVWFNCGVEAKPQCSACFINSVADTMEGILNLAKTEGLLFKWGSGTGTNFSSLRSSKEHIQGGGTASGPVSFMKGFDAFAGVIKSGGRTRRAAKMVILNVDHPDIVEYIKCKAEEEKKAWTLIDSGYNPSLNGPAYSSIFFQNSNNSVRVTDEFMHALEKDAAWSTKAVTNGEVIDTYRARDLMRMIAEAAHQCGDPGIQFDTTINDWHTVPNSGRINASNPCSEYMHLDDSACNLSSLNLMKFLRPDKSFDADAYKHGVETMILAQEIIVDNASYPTPAIERNSHDYRPLGLGYANLGALLMSWGIPYDSDQGRGVAAALSALMHGHAYATSARIAAVTGPFPGFAKNREPMLRVIAKHRSHVDRIDSRALPRDLMDAVRATWEECAALGAESGYRNSQVTVIAPTGTIAFMMDCDTTGIEPDIALVKYKKLAGGGMLKIVNNTVPEALRRLGYGEDAVNRIVQFVDEHETIEGAPGLKEEHLPVFDCAFKPKSGTRTIHHMGHIRMMEAVQPFVSGAISKTVNMPEAATPQDIADAYVAAWKAGLKAIAIYRDGSKRSQPLSTGKEDRGASPAPAAQPRRRRLPDERKSITHKFSVAGHDGYLTVGMYEDGTAGEIFIVMAKAGSTLSGVMDSFATAVSLGLQHGVPLQLYVNKFSHVRFEPHGFTKNPDIPIAKSIVDYIFRWLGVKFLGYAPATVAHEAAKEDPLEAGGVQAVADTQLSLINGGNGHGNEAFEDDRSFVSQADAPPCSDCGAIMVRRGACYSCLNCGATSGCA from the coding sequence ATGGAGAGGGAGCTGGGGTTGAGTGGGTTGGCGACTATGGAAGGAAGCACCGCAATGAGCGTCCAGGGTAAGCCGGAGTTCGGGGTCGAGAAGAGGGGCGGGCTCCGCTTTCCCCGGGTGTTCACCCGCGCGGGCTCACATCCCTTCGACGAGGTCGAGTGGGATCTGAGGACCGCGATCATATCCAATGAACAGGGCCAGGTTGTTTTCGAGCAGCGGGACGTCGAGTTCCCCAAGTTCTGGTCGCAGATGGCGACCAACGTCGTGGCCTCGAAGTATTTTCGCGGGCAGATGGGGACTCCCCAGCGCGAGCGCTCGGTCAAGCAGCTGATCGGGCGCGTGGTCCGATCCATCGCGGATTGGGGACGGAAGCAGGGCTATTTCGCGTCCGACCTCGACGCCCAGTCGTTCTCCGACGAGCTCACCTACCTGCTCCTCCACCAGAAGGCCTCCTTCAACAGCCCGGTCTGGTTCAACTGCGGCGTGGAGGCGAAGCCGCAGTGCTCGGCCTGCTTCATCAATTCGGTGGCCGACACGATGGAGGGGATCCTGAACCTTGCGAAGACCGAAGGGCTCCTCTTCAAATGGGGCTCGGGAACCGGAACGAATTTCTCCTCGCTCCGCTCTTCAAAGGAGCACATCCAGGGAGGCGGCACGGCCTCGGGGCCGGTTTCCTTCATGAAGGGGTTCGACGCGTTCGCCGGCGTCATCAAGTCCGGAGGCCGCACGCGCCGGGCCGCGAAGATGGTGATCTTGAACGTCGATCACCCGGACATCGTGGAATACATCAAGTGCAAGGCCGAGGAGGAGAAGAAAGCCTGGACGCTGATCGACTCGGGCTACAATCCCTCGCTCAACGGTCCCGCCTACTCCTCGATCTTCTTCCAGAACTCCAACAACTCCGTCCGCGTGACCGACGAGTTCATGCACGCGCTCGAAAAAGACGCCGCCTGGTCGACCAAGGCGGTCACGAATGGCGAGGTCATCGACACCTACCGGGCGCGCGACCTCATGCGCATGATCGCCGAGGCGGCGCACCAGTGCGGCGACCCCGGCATCCAGTTCGACACCACGATCAACGATTGGCATACAGTTCCAAACAGCGGACGTATCAACGCTTCTAACCCATGCTCGGAATACATGCACTTGGACGACTCCGCGTGCAATCTCTCCTCCCTGAACCTCATGAAATTCCTGCGCCCGGACAAGAGCTTCGACGCCGACGCTTACAAGCACGGCGTCGAGACCATGATCTTGGCCCAGGAAATCATCGTCGATAACGCGTCCTATCCCACGCCGGCGATCGAGCGGAACAGCCATGACTACCGGCCGCTCGGTCTGGGCTACGCGAACCTGGGCGCGCTCCTCATGTCGTGGGGAATCCCCTACGACAGTGACCAGGGGCGTGGGGTCGCGGCGGCTCTGAGCGCCCTCATGCACGGGCACGCGTACGCGACCAGCGCACGCATCGCCGCCGTGACGGGGCCCTTTCCCGGTTTCGCGAAGAACCGCGAGCCGATGCTGCGCGTCATCGCCAAGCATCGCTCGCACGTGGATCGAATCGACTCGCGCGCCCTGCCCCGCGACCTGATGGATGCGGTGCGGGCAACCTGGGAGGAGTGCGCGGCGCTCGGCGCCGAGTCCGGCTACCGGAACTCGCAGGTCACGGTGATCGCGCCCACCGGCACGATCGCCTTCATGATGGATTGCGACACGACCGGCATCGAGCCCGACATCGCCCTCGTGAAGTACAAGAAGCTCGCGGGAGGCGGGATGCTCAAGATCGTGAACAACACGGTGCCCGAGGCGCTGCGTCGTCTCGGCTACGGGGAGGATGCGGTGAATCGGATCGTGCAGTTCGTGGACGAGCACGAGACGATCGAAGGAGCGCCGGGGCTCAAGGAAGAGCACCTCCCCGTTTTTGATTGCGCCTTCAAGCCGAAGAGCGGAACCCGGACGATCCATCACATGGGCCACATCCGGATGATGGAGGCCGTGCAGCCGTTCGTCTCCGGCGCGATCTCCAAGACCGTGAATATGCCGGAGGCAGCGACGCCGCAGGATATCGCGGACGCCTATGTGGCCGCGTGGAAGGCGGGGCTCAAGGCGATCGCGATCTACCGTGACGGATCGAAGCGGAGCCAGCCGCTCTCGACCGGCAAGGAAGACCGGGGTGCGTCCCCGGCTCCGGCCGCGCAGCCGAGGCGGCGGAGGCTCCCGGACGAGCGGAAGTCGATCACGCACAAGTTCTCGGTTGCGGGCCACGACGGTTATCTCACCGTGGGCATGTACGAGGACGGCACGGCGGGTGAGATCTTCATCGTGATGGCCAAGGCGGGGAGCACGCTCTCCGGCGTGATGGATTCCTTCGCGACGGCCGTATCGTTGGGGCTCCAGCACGGCGTGCCGCTCCAGCTCTACGTGAACAAGTTCAGCCATGTGCGGTTCGAGCCTCACGGCTTCACGAAGAACCCGGATATACCGATCGCGAAGTCGATCGTCGATTATATTTTCCGCTGGCTCGGCGTCAAATTCCTGGGGTACGCGCCGGCGACCGTCGCGCACGAGGCCGCGAAGGAGGACCCACTCGAGGCGGGCGGCGTCCAGGCGGTCGCGGACACACAGCTCTCGCTCATCAACGGCGGGAACGGCCACGGCAACGAGGCGTTCGAGGACGACCGCTCCTTCGTCTCCCAGGCGGACGCGCCTCCCTGCTCCGACTGCGGCGCGATCATGGTGCGCCGCGGCGCGTGCTATTCGTGCCTGAATTGCGGAGCCACGAGCGGGTGCGCGTGA
- a CDS encoding PD-(D/E)XK nuclease family protein codes for MIRAFVSPSSHNRLRAALDFIREHAGKAEILVLGATREAADDLVRELTLSRRATFGIQRASPLQLAARLAVPAMTERGLAPATGLAVQAVATRAAFEVHARRELRTLAPVIEFPGFPAALAGTLHELRGARIPAGELKSPGAQDLSRIVSVYAERLDQDLLCDASALYELATRALNENRPDDLPEAVVLLDVPIQTVVERDFHRALLGRARHAIATVPKNDEETLEALLALGAERQDDTPAAGAVDRLRAHLFSVSAPPRGQADDKVQWFSAPGEARESIEIARRILDVAAQGVPLDRIAVFLRNPEAYVDHLVAAFRRAFVPAYFDRGARRPDPAGRAFLALLACRSEGLSARRFAEYLSFGQVPDPDPDGAPPSDGPEWTPAAEEVLATAAPLRAQQTSLFEEREVQPPPGPPDADERPVLAGTLRAPWKWEELLVEAAVIGGRSRWERRLRGLRRELELKRDTLRVQERDPGPLAGVERDLTQLGHLERFALPVIEVLDSLPASAAWGEWLDALAQLAPRVLRRPTRVLELLAELRPMASVGPVGIEEVQVVLQPRLASLENDSPAHRFGRVFVASPEGGRGRSFDVVFIPGLAERSFPFPVREDPLLLDRVREESAPSLPRKERRVQRERLRLLLAVGAAERRVVFSYPRIDTAEGRPRVPSFYGLDLVRAVTGDLPEPEQFARDAAASGAARLAWPAPEDPERAVDAAEHDLAVIGDLFRRSDDGATRGRARYLFGLNPHLARSLRARRARWRHVWEPHDGLVRTTPQIADALAANSPEHRVYSVTGLERYATCPYKFLLGTIHRLEPREEPTAIIQLDPMLRGSIIHEVLAETIRALEKSGLLPPAAERLDQATKVLDATLHRVSSRWREDLAPAIPRVWEDEMREIRIDARRWLGRLVDEARQWEPLHVEYQFGFGTPANGAAGHPEPAAIDGSWRLHGAVDAIDVATDGSALRITDYKTGANHFPREAVLAGGRMLQPMLYALAVEWMLHRPVRQARLDFCTTRGGFTTLPVEIGPYQRSQAALALTIINEAISKGLLHPAPLDGACAFCDFRSVCGPTEQSRWHVKDRAPLEPLFELRGLQ; via the coding sequence ATGATTCGAGCATTCGTCTCCCCTTCCAGCCACAACCGGCTCCGGGCAGCTCTCGATTTCATCCGGGAACACGCGGGCAAGGCCGAGATCCTGGTACTCGGGGCGACCCGCGAGGCGGCCGACGATCTAGTCCGCGAGCTGACCCTGTCCCGCCGGGCCACGTTCGGGATCCAGAGGGCCAGCCCCTTACAGCTCGCCGCCCGTCTCGCGGTTCCAGCAATGACCGAACGGGGCTTGGCCCCGGCGACAGGTCTTGCCGTCCAGGCGGTGGCCACGCGAGCCGCCTTCGAGGTGCACGCGCGCCGCGAGCTGCGCACCCTTGCACCGGTGATCGAGTTCCCCGGATTTCCAGCGGCGCTGGCCGGGACCCTCCATGAGCTCCGGGGCGCGCGAATCCCTGCCGGTGAGCTCAAGAGTCCGGGCGCACAAGATCTTTCCCGAATCGTCTCCGTCTACGCCGAGAGGCTCGATCAGGATCTACTCTGCGATGCCTCGGCCCTCTATGAGCTGGCGACCCGGGCGCTGAACGAGAATCGGCCCGATGACCTACCGGAGGCCGTAGTACTCCTCGATGTCCCGATTCAGACCGTCGTGGAACGCGATTTTCACCGGGCGCTGCTCGGCCGGGCGCGTCATGCGATCGCGACCGTGCCGAAGAACGACGAGGAGACACTGGAAGCGCTCCTCGCGCTGGGCGCGGAGCGCCAAGACGACACGCCGGCCGCCGGGGCCGTCGACCGGCTGCGCGCGCACCTCTTTTCGGTGAGCGCCCCGCCGCGAGGTCAAGCAGACGACAAGGTGCAGTGGTTTTCCGCCCCGGGCGAAGCCCGGGAGTCGATCGAGATCGCCCGGCGCATTCTCGACGTCGCGGCCCAGGGGGTCCCCTTAGACCGCATCGCCGTGTTCCTGAGAAACCCCGAAGCCTACGTCGATCATCTTGTCGCGGCCTTCCGGCGTGCCTTCGTTCCGGCCTACTTCGATCGGGGAGCGCGCCGCCCGGACCCCGCCGGTCGCGCGTTCCTGGCGCTTCTCGCTTGCCGCTCGGAGGGGCTATCCGCCCGGCGCTTCGCCGAATACCTGTCGTTCGGGCAGGTGCCCGATCCGGATCCGGACGGCGCGCCACCGAGCGACGGCCCGGAGTGGACTCCGGCGGCCGAGGAAGTGCTCGCCACCGCCGCTCCGCTACGAGCGCAACAGACATCCCTGTTCGAGGAGCGCGAAGTCCAGCCTCCACCGGGCCCGCCGGACGCCGATGAGCGTCCTGTTCTCGCAGGAACCCTGAGGGCGCCGTGGAAATGGGAGGAGCTTCTGGTCGAGGCCGCGGTCATCGGGGGGCGCTCACGCTGGGAGCGACGACTGCGCGGGTTGAGAAGAGAGCTCGAGTTGAAGCGTGACACTCTCCGCGTCCAGGAGCGCGATCCAGGTCCGCTCGCCGGCGTGGAGCGTGACCTGACGCAGCTAGGTCACCTGGAGCGATTCGCCCTTCCTGTGATCGAGGTGTTGGATTCCCTACCCGCCTCGGCGGCCTGGGGGGAATGGCTGGATGCCCTGGCTCAGCTCGCGCCCCGGGTCCTGCGTCGCCCCACGCGCGTCCTCGAGCTTCTGGCCGAGCTCCGCCCCATGGCATCGGTCGGTCCGGTCGGCATCGAGGAGGTGCAGGTGGTCCTGCAACCCCGGCTGGCCTCGCTCGAGAACGACTCGCCCGCGCACCGGTTCGGGCGGGTGTTCGTCGCCTCCCCCGAAGGAGGGCGTGGCCGGAGCTTCGACGTTGTGTTCATCCCGGGTCTTGCGGAGCGCTCCTTCCCCTTCCCGGTTCGCGAGGATCCGCTCCTTCTCGACCGCGTCCGTGAGGAAAGCGCTCCATCCCTTCCCCGCAAGGAACGGCGCGTACAGCGCGAGCGCCTGCGTCTCCTACTTGCGGTCGGCGCGGCCGAACGACGCGTCGTCTTCTCATATCCACGAATCGACACCGCCGAGGGACGCCCTCGCGTACCCTCCTTCTACGGACTCGACCTCGTCCGCGCGGTGACCGGCGATCTCCCGGAGCCGGAGCAATTCGCGCGGGACGCAGCGGCCTCCGGCGCGGCGCGGCTTGCCTGGCCGGCGCCTGAGGATCCCGAGCGGGCGGTCGACGCGGCCGAGCACGACCTTGCCGTGATCGGCGACCTGTTCCGGCGCTCGGACGACGGTGCGACCCGCGGCCGGGCTCGCTACCTGTTCGGGCTCAACCCGCACTTGGCGCGATCGCTTCGCGCCCGCCGTGCCCGGTGGCGGCACGTGTGGGAGCCGCACGACGGTCTGGTTCGGACCACTCCCCAGATCGCCGATGCCCTGGCCGCGAACTCACCGGAGCATCGTGTCTATTCCGTAACCGGGCTCGAGCGCTACGCGACGTGCCCCTACAAGTTTCTGCTCGGAACGATCCATCGGCTTGAGCCGCGGGAAGAACCCACCGCGATCATCCAGCTCGACCCGATGCTTCGCGGCAGCATCATCCATGAGGTCCTGGCGGAGACGATCCGCGCGCTCGAGAAGTCGGGGCTCCTCCCTCCCGCAGCCGAACGGCTCGACCAAGCCACAAAAGTCCTCGACGCCACGCTCCATCGCGTGAGCTCGCGTTGGCGCGAGGATCTTGCCCCAGCGATCCCCCGGGTTTGGGAGGACGAGATGCGCGAGATACGGATCGACGCGCGGCGATGGCTGGGGCGGCTCGTCGATGAAGCGCGGCAGTGGGAACCGCTTCATGTCGAATACCAGTTCGGCTTCGGAACGCCGGCGAACGGCGCGGCGGGACATCCCGAGCCGGCCGCGATCGACGGGAGCTGGAGGCTGCACGGCGCTGTCGACGCCATCGACGTTGCGACCGATGGGAGCGCGCTCCGGATCACGGACTACAAGACCGGAGCGAACCATTTCCCGCGCGAGGCCGTCCTGGCCGGCGGCCGAATGCTGCAGCCTATGCTCTACGCGCTTGCGGTAGAGTGGATGCTGCATCGCCCCGTGCGACAGGCGCGCCTCGATTTTTGCACGACCCGGGGAGGCTTCACGACCCTGCCTGTCGAGATCGGACCCTACCAGCGCTCCCAAGCGGCGCTCGCGCTCACGATCATCAACGAAGCGATCTCCAAAGGGCTCCTGCATCCGGCGCCGCTGGATGGCGCTTGCGCCTTCTGCGATTTTCGCTCGGTATGCGGCCCCACCGAGCAGAGTCGCTGGCACGTCAAGGATCGTGCTCCGCTGGAGCCGCTATTCGAGCTGCGGGGTCTGCAATGA